Proteins from a genomic interval of Medicago truncatula cultivar Jemalong A17 chromosome 3, MtrunA17r5.0-ANR, whole genome shotgun sequence:
- the LOC11427947 gene encoding cellulose synthase-like protein G3: MTTFTLHKETVQSCLPLSRLHIFFHFICVLFLFYYRINNFIISYPWILMTLAELILSVLWFFNQAYRWRPVSRSVMVEKLPADEKLPGLDIFVCTIDPEKEPTVEVMNTVVSAIAMDYPSNKLSIYLSDDGASAITLFGIKEATQFAKVWVPFCKKYGVKSRCPKVFFSPMAEDEHVLRTQEFEAERDQIKVKYEKMEKNIEKFGSDPKNLRMVTDRPSRIEIINEEPEIPRVVYVSRERRPSLPHKFKGGALNTLLRVSGLISNGPYVLAVDCDMYCNDPSSAKQAMCFFLDPETSKYIAFVQFPQMFHNLSKKDIYDNQSRTAFKTMWQGMDGLRGPGLSGTGNYLNRSALLFGSPVQKDDYLLDAQNYFGKSTTYIESLKAIRGQQTIKKNLSKEEILREAQVVASSSYESNTKWGTEIGFSYGILLESTITGYLLHSRGWKSAYLYPKTPCFLGCAPTDIKEGMLQLVKWLSELCLFAVSKYSPFTYGFSRMSAIHNFTYCFMSISSIYAIGFILYGIVPQVCFLKGIPVFPKVTDPWFAVFAFLYVATQIQHLIEVISGDGSVSMWWDEQRIWILKSVTSLFAMTEAVKKWFGLNKKKFNLSNKAIDTDKEKIKKYEQGRFDFQGAALYMSPMVVLLIVNTICFFGGLWRLFNTRDIEDMFGQLFLVSYVMALSYPIFEGIITMKSKSG, encoded by the exons ATGACAACCTTCACACTTCACAAAGAAACAGTCCAATCATGTTTACCTCTAAGTAGACTTCACATATTTTTCCACTTCATATGTGTCTTGTTTCTCTTTTATTATCGTATCAACAATTTCATTATATCATATCCATGGATTCTAATGACACTAGCTGAGCTTATTCTATCAGTCTTGTGGTTTTTCAACCAAGCATACCGATGGCGGCCGGTGAGTCGATCGGTAATGGTCGAGAAATTACCGGCTGACGAGAAGTTACCGGGACTCGACATATTTGTATGTACGATTGATCCTGAAAAAGAACCAACGGTTGAAGTTATGAACACTGTTGTTTCTGCTATTGCAATGGATTACCCTTCTAATAAGCTTTCTATTTATCTTTCTGATGATGGTGCTTCTGCTATTACTCTTTTTGGGATTAAAGAGGCTACTCAATTTGCTAAAGTATGGGTTcccttttgtaaaaaatatggTGTAAAGTCAAGGTGTCCTAAGGTTTTTTTCTCTCCTATGGCTGAGGATGAACATGTTCTTAGAACACAAGAATTCGAGGCTGAGAGAGACCAGATTAAG GTCAAGTatgagaaaatggagaaaaatattGAGAAATTCGGCTCCGATCCCAAAAATCTTCGTATGGTGACTGACAGACCTTCTCGGATTGAG atTATAAATGAGGAACCAGAAATTCCACGTGTTGTTTATGTGTCTCGTGAAAGAAGGCCATCACTTCCTCACAAATTCAAAGGAGGTGCCCTCAATACATTg CTAAGAGTCTCAGGTTTAATCAGCAATGGACCTTATGTACTTGCAGTGGACTGTGATATGTATTGTAATGACCCATCTTCAGCCAAACAAGCCATGTGTTTCTTTCTTGATCCAGAAACCTCTAAATATATTGCATTTGTTCAATTCCCTCAAATGTTTCACAACCTTAGCAAAAAAGACATCTATGATAATCAATCTAGGACTGCTTTTAAG ACAATGTGGCAAGGGATGGATGGTTTGAGAGGTCCTGGTCTTTCTGGCACTGGTAATTACTTGAATAGAAGTGCATTATTATTTGGAAGTCCAGTTCAAAAAG ATGACTATCTTCTTGATGCACAAAACTACTTTGGCAAGTCTACCACATACATAGAATCACTCAAGGCCATCCGAGGACAACAAACCATAAAAAAGAATCTTTCTAAAGAGGAAATTTTGCGAGAAGCTCAAGTAGTTGCATCTTCTTCCTACGAATCAAACACAAAATGGGGCACAGAA ATAGGATTCTCATATGGCATCTTACTAGAGAGTACTATCACTGGCTATCTTTTGCACAGCAGAGGATGGAAATCAGCTTACCTTTACCCAAAAACACCATGTTTCTTAGGGTGTGCACCAACTGATATCAAAGAAGGCATGCTTCAATTGGTGAAGTGGTTGTCTGAACTTTGCTTGTTTGCTGTCTCTAAATACAGCCCTTTTACTTATGGATTTTCAAGAATGTCTGCTATTCACAACTTCACTTATTGCTTCATGTCTATTTCATCCATATATGCTATTGGTTTCATACTTTATGGCATTGTACCTCAAGTATGCTTCTTGAAAGGAATACCTGTGTTTCCAAAG GTCACAGACCCTTGGTTTGCAGTGTTTGCATTCTTATATGTTGCCACACAAATTCAACATTTGATAGAGGTCATTTCTGGTGATGGCTCAGTGTCAATGTGGTGGGATGAACAAAGAATTTGGATTCTGAAATCAGTTACCAGTTTGTTTGCAATGACAGAGGCAGTTAAGAAATGGTTTGGATTGAACAAGAAGAAATTCAACTTGTCAAACAAAGCAATTGACACAGATAAAGAGAAAATCAAGAAATATGAACAAGGTAGATTTGATTTTCAAGGTGCAGCTTTGTACATGTCTCCAATGGTTGTGTTACTCATAGTGAACACTATTTGCTTCTTTGGTGGTTTATGGAGACTATTCAATACAAGAGATATTGAAGATATGTTTGGTCAACTTTTCCTAGTTAGCTATGTAATGGCTCTTAGTTATCCAATTTTTGAGGGGATTATAACTATGAAAAGTAAGAGTGGGTAA